A stretch of DNA from Castor canadensis chromosome 2, mCasCan1.hap1v2, whole genome shotgun sequence:
ttatattttatttttgcagtaatggggtttgaactcggcctcgcacttgctaaggcaggcactcttccacttgaggtTCTCTGCCAGCCCTGTGGCATTTTATAGAGCCTATAATCCTAAGTGAGTTCCATTTCTAAGAGAATGAAAGACACACATACTCCCAATGAATGTAAACAGTTTTATTTAGAAACAGATAGGTACCTGTTTGCATTATAGAATATAAAACTTGGTTTACACTctataaaaaataaccaatatcCAAATTCAAGAGAGCTAACACTCATAGAACACATACTGTGGGGATGCAGCCACTGCTCACCTGCTTCAGGCTTGATttaccctccccactccctccccccaaaaagccAAAACACCCCATGGCACTCCAAGGGGCTCACGAAGATGAGAGTACAGTGCTTGCTGCTGAGTATTCCGCATCCAGAAGCTGCCACCCTAGCAGATAATGGTTTGCTGTCTAAGTGGGTGATTTTCACATCAGGCCTGGGCTCTGTGCACCTAGTGAGCTGTAGGGCTCTCTTGCCACACAGTTCACGATACATGCTCTCTAAGCCAAGATTGGTGGCATTATCATCGCTGGTCTGAACATAAAAAGGGGGAATCTGGAGGGCAGAGAATGCCCATTACCTTATCTTAGGGCTAAACTTGAGAGTGTGTTTGCTATCAAGAGCTCGATGCAAAGGCTGGGGTGAAGTTATTTAATACCTGGCTGTTTATCATACCAAGCAGCCCACACTAATAGGATTACGGAAGACCAAAGGTTATATCTAGGTTCAGATATAATCATCACCCAGCACCACCTGAATGTATTATCTAGAGAGatataggaaataataaaggttatatgtacatgtatttatcTTAGTAACCTGAGGGCTAAAGACTTAGAATACAATAATTCTTCTCAAGAAGTCCACTGGTAAGAAAGGGACCAAACTGACATAGTTCATGGTACATAAAACAGGAGAGTTGGGAACAGAGGGTGGTTTTGATAAGGATTGGCAACCTGCTGATCCATGAAGACACCTTTTTTGGCGACAAAGAGAAGAGGATGAGGGAGTGGGGTATGATGGGTCAAAGGCAGGACGGGTGAGCAGTGGTCCTCAAACCAAAGAGCACTCTCTGCAGTTCTTTCCACTCTCGAGGCTGAGTGCAAGCTCTCTGGTGGACAGGGAGGCCTAATAGTGAGTGGTTTGCATTCTGAGGTATGAGGATCCCTGGTAAAGTCAGCAGCATGTTTTTGGAAACCAGCCCACAAGATAAGAACACTGCAATCAAGCTTGTAACTAATACTGCTTTTTAACTACTgtccaaaacagaaaaggaaggaaaaaacaaccCCATTACATCAGGAGGTTCTAAGGTTTTATATAAGGTGGTTCAAATAATCTCTTTACTTATCTTAGGGTTTCTTAAGCAAATTTCTATTCAGTGATTGTTTCTCTCATTAAAGGCACTTTCAATGACATGACTGGGGTGAATTTTAACTGCAGCGAGAAACCAAGATTAATTCTTGGAGAAGGAGGTGCCAGATGGTGAACTTACAGTGATTTCAGTAACTTCAACAGGCATACACCCAGAAAAATGTATGCTCTGCACACACTTGTACTTTTCCAGCTGGAAACAGCTCTATAAAGAACTAGAAATAGCTCTGTAAAGAGATCACACTCAGTACTTGATTGATTTTCAAGACACTGGCCCTAACTTTTCCCACCACAGCTGTGCTTGACAAAATTAGCAAATAGCTAGTCCtataaggaggaaaaaagaatgaagtcaagTTGAGTCAGGCTGTCTTTCAGCACAGGGATCTGTAATTGCCCACATGATGTCAGGCTGTTGCTGGACCTATAGCAACTGAATGGAATACATGGATTGGCCCTATCACTTGTGAAATGTGAGACTTTGTAATAGGCAAAATTAAGCATTATATCTGTAAATATAAATCATGGAgtacacattttttcctttttttcctcctgaacATTCTTACTGATCTCAGGCTTAAAAAATTAGTTAAGAgagaattataaaaattatataagggGTTGAGAAAGAGTAAAGGGCTAATGTTTGCCTACGAGTGTGGGTTGAGGATCTTGATCCTTCATATCATACTCCCAACTACAGgacaatacaaaaataaacacaccATGTTATACATTATACAAAGTGTAAATCTACAAACACAAGTGTACTAATTAGAGTTGTTCCTCAGAAGCATGGTTTCCCTCCAGTTCCTCGGAGAGGAGGAGGAATAGGACGGGatggttttcattatttcattatgcCTTTTCATGTCATAAAAAGTTTGTAATAACAGTCTCAGTAGCGCAAACAATTTCATGTGATTCCAGAAGctgtaaaaataaattacttttgaaGAAATGTAGGTTCTTGTCTCCAGCTCAGAACTCATCATGTCGTACTAAGGCTTCCCCAAAATCTGTGGCCTGACTGCCCACAAATAAATCATACTTGTCAACAATCTCCTCCTTGGTAAGCTTGCCATCCTGAAATTAGAGAGCAGTGTGAAATGAAGCAGCATACATATTTCCCATTCCAACTTTAAGTGCAGTTTCTGCTGTAGAATAATAGAGGTTAATCTGGAATGAATATTCTAATTCCCACTAAATGTGAACTCAACCACTGCCCCCCTATCTCTCCTTCACACAGAGGGGAGAAAATAACAATGAATACATTTCTCTTGTCAAGAaaattgaaagtgaaaggataggCATAATGTAGCTCAACAAATCTCTGACAGGTTTGTTTCCCAAGGAGCGAACTCTCCCTTTAAAGTAAAACATGAGGCATCTGATGACATGGGCGAGAGATGGTCAAGTAGTGGGCAAATACTTCAAAGTTAAGTCAAGTCACTCTCTAAAAGGAACAATGAAATCTGCCAGTATCAATCCTGTTCGGTACCTCTACTCTGTCCTGATCACCAAACAGATGATATACACTTAAAGAAGGCTCAGATATTCAAACAGCATTGAGATTCCCAAAGGATGACTGCTCTACTTCCTCTTCTCACACAGCTCAGGACATGGCACCTGGGGACTCAAGTGACTCTGAACAATAACTCAAAACAGATCAACCCTTAAAATGGTTCTAAGATAAACTGTACTTGAGACTGCAGATCagtctagattaaaaaaaaaatcctaaacaacAATTAGACTGATTTTGTTTACTCTAAGCAGAGCACCCAATCTCTGAAAAGGTGACAGGGGTTTAGTGGTAACACTCTGAGTGAACTGAAGGCCTCAGATAATTGATCAAGGAAAATTTTAATAGGCCCCAGAAAAAAGTTGGTTTATGACCTACTGCAAAGACCTAATTTTTaacagtatattttatttaagaaggCAATAACCAGCTTTGAGGAGGCAGAATAATTCTGTAACaggtaaaaaaacaaagcaagtaaCAAAGCCAAAATTTTAAAACGCAAGGAAATTTCCTGGGGATCCAAAAATAACAGATGATGCATGCTGGATCCAGGCTACATACAGAGGCTCTTTTCTGAATCTAGATTCTTCCAAAGCCAGGACCGCTAGGGAAAGGGATTTCTAAAATGAGATCAGATAGCTAGTGCTGCTCTGAAGGTTTTCAATCACCAACTTTAGATCCCTAGCAGACTTAGGTTAATTAAGTCCTTAAATGCTCTATGTACCttgataaatttttcttttaggcaATCTACTGGAAATAGACTTGGATTACTGCTAGACTGCTTTGGCCTGGCCAGACTTACCTTGTTTTGGTCTGATTCATAGACTAGGTGCCTGGCTTCTGCCTCTGCATGGTCATAGTCTGAGGGGAGGATCCAGTCTTTCGTCTCTTCCTTGTCCATCTTCCCATCACGGTTCTTATCTCGAAACTCTACAAACTGTTCTCGCTCTGTCTTCACCCATTCTGGTTCATCAGCATTTCCATCATGACTGTACATGTCACCTGTATGCATAGAATGACAAAAGAAGAATTGGTCTTTTTGCAAAAACTGCCTCATGCTAATCTGGCTCAAACTTTCTTCCTCATCTATATGTTTAGAACCTAATAGCAGTTACATGGACATCTGGGCTAGTGAGACCTTAGGGAAAAAGGTATTTTCCTGGGGCTTAATTACTGATCTTGCAACGAGAGTATCTCCAGCTGTTGATTTTGAGTAACATGAAAGCAAAGGATATGGTTCCATGGGGGAAGTAAACTGAAAGTGAGTAAGAAACAGGAACATTAATTAATTAGCTACCTTGGGGTGAAATACAGAGAACAGCTAGTCTTAATCTTTCTTGGTGCTGTCAACTCCTCTTATTAAACTGGATCACTGGTTTTAGAAGGTAtagtttaacttttatttattttcattttttgatgggactagggttttaatgcttgataggcaggtgctctaacacttcagCCATGCTCGCAGCCCAGAAGGTAAAGTTCTGAATTCTCAAGAAAACTTGAAGTGTATCTTCTAAGCCAAAACTGTCTTCCAATCAATTCCTACATAAAGTGCATCATACCAGTGGTCTTCAGTCAGGACAAGTATGCCCCTGGGCAAACAGGAGTTAAGGAGTTAAGGAGTCCACTGGGAAGGGACAAGTATGCCCCTGGGCAAACAGGAGTTAAGGAGTCCACTGGGAAGGGACTGTCATGAAAGAATAAAATCCCAGATCCCAGTTTTTACTAAAAATTTGCGTAAGAGTGGAGCTCTGAACACCAAGCCTTTTTTCCTGTCTCCCTTTTCACAATCACCCTTTCCCCACTGTATAGGAGAAAGTCTTAGCCATCATGAAACTTGCTAAAGCATAAAAATTCCATgatgacaaaaaaaaaccccagacaaTTAGAATCATTAGTGTAGGCCTTGAGAGAGCAGATGTTTGAAAAAATGGATAACAAATGCTTTTGTGTAAGAGGGTTCTaattctttactttaaaaaatgctgaGTCTAGTTGAGTTTTAGCTATgagatcattaaaaatattttttgatgatagattatgtgatttttggcaTATAACTCAAAGAGTTATATAGGATAGGAATATCAACCATTCCTATCAACTTATTTACAAGGTCTAAGGTactttctcaagaaaaaaaaaaaaaaagaaaaccaggagtTTGTACTTAATTCTTTTTCCCTCTAAGgacaaatacaaaataatctgggggaagaggggaacCCACAATAAAGAAGTTGGGTATGATGGTGGTAAGCCTAGTACTAGGGCCTGAGGCACCAACGTTAGTAGCCAGGTTATCAGCCTGGGCTATTTAACAAGAGCCCATTTCAAAACCCCCCcaaagctggggatgtagctcagtggtagctcaCTTGCCTAGCTTATTCAAAGACCTAGttcctttttacttattttggagacagggtctcactatgtagcttaggctggcaaCCTCAAACtggaggtcctcctgcctcagcctcctgagtgctgcgaTTACAGGTGGGCACCACCCATACCCggctttcctttttaattattattatcatttcttttcttggacTGGgatctgaattcagggccttcaccttgagccactccaccagcccttttttgtgatgggttttttcgagatagggtcttgagaactatttgcctgggatggctttgaactgtgatcctcctgatctctgccacatgagtagctaggattacaggcatgaaccactgatgcACGGCAGGAATATAAATGTTTATGGAGACAGAAATGCTAATTATCTTGATTTGTTCAAAATACACCACAtgcatgtattgaa
This window harbors:
- the Calu gene encoding calumenin isoform X4 — encoded protein: MMVRDERRFKMADKDGDLIATKEEFTAFLHPEEYEYMKDIVVQETMEDIDKNADGFIDLEEYIGDMYSHDGNADEPEWVKTEREQFVEFRDKNRDGKMDKEETKDWILPSDYDHAEAEARHLVYESDQNKDGKLTKEEIVDKYDLFVGSQATDFGEALVRHDEF